Part of the Phycisphaerales bacterium genome, CCGTGCTCGTCGAGATAGAGGTCCATCTCGGTGTGGAACGTGCTCTGCAGCACGCTCATGGTCGGCCAGTCGTGCACCTTGGTGGTGAGTCGCTCGAGCAGCAGGCGGGCCTGCGGCTGGTTGGGGTTGAGCGAGAGCGAGCGGCGGACGCAGTACAGTGCCTTCTTGGTGTTGCCCTGCGAGGCGTGCTGCTGGGCCTCGACCAGCAGACGCGAGGCCTGCTTGTCTCGGCTGAAGGGCAGCAAGCCCTCGCGGGTGCCAGCCACGGCGCTGTCGATCAGGCTCTTGGCACGCTCGGCGTGCTCGGACACGATCTGGTCGTTCACGATCGTCGGCGTGATCATGAAGATGATCTCCGCGCGATCGGTGCTGTCCTCGCGGCCGCGGAACGGCGCACCGATGAACGGCAGGTCGGCGATCCAGGGAACCTGGCGGCGCGTGTACTGGGTGCGCTCGCGGAACAGGCCGCCCAGCACGATGGTCTGCCCGTCGCGGACCATGACGTTGGCCGTCAGCTCGTTGGTCGTCTCGTCGGGGATGGTCACGGCGGCGCCGCCCGAGTCGGTGGCATCGCGGATGACGGCCTCGGACACCTGCGGCTTGAGCTCCAGGCGGATCAGTCCGTCGCGCGAGACGAACGGACGGAAGTAGAGCTGGGTACCGGTGTCGAGGAACTCGACGGTCTGGGTCGTACCAGTCTGCGTCGTAGTGCTGCTCAGGTAGCCGACGCGCTCGCCCACGAGCACGCGGGCCGGCTGGCGGTTGAGCGTCAGCACCTTCGGACGCGCGATGATCGTGGTGTCGGTCACCTCGTCCAGCACGCGAAGGAAGGCGGCGAAGTCGCCGTCGACGTAGCCGACTTTCAGCGTGGCCGGGCCGTCGGTTCGACCGACGCTCGACACGGCGCCGTTGGCGCTGCCGTTGTTGCTGCTCGGCAGCGCCGTGGGCGAACCGGTGATGTCCTGGCCCTGGCCGTTGATCAGGTTGTTCACGGCGTTGAGCGGGCCGCCCAGGAAGTCGCCGAAGTTCATGTTGCCGATGATCGAGAAGTCGACGCCGAAGGCGTTGTTCTCGGTCAGGGCAGCCTGCAGGATGGTGGCTTCGACGAGAACCTGGCTTGGCTTGGTGTCGATCTGGACCAGCAGGTCGCGGATCGCGTCGACGTTCTCCTCGAAGTCGACCACGACGATGAACGCTTCGGTCGCCAGGTCGTCGGCGCCCACCGGCGCGTTATCGGGAATCTGGAACGGCGAGGTCTTCCCGGGCGCCTTGATCTGGCCGTTCTCGCTCAGGAGCGCCTGTGCGAACTCGGCGGCGTCGCTCGAGTTGATGTAGTCCAGCGGGATGACCGCCGTCGTACGCTCGCGGCTGCTCTCGATGAGCGTCTTGATCTCTTCGGCCGTATAGACGTAGATGAAGTTGCCTTCTTCGACGTAGCCAAAACCGTTGACGTGGAGGATGGCATCGAGTGCCTCGTAGAACGTCACGCCGTAGAGGGTGGCGGTGACGTTGGCGGCCACGTTGCGGCTCGCCACGATGTTCCGCTGGCTCTGGATCGAAAGAAGCTGCAGCACGTCGGCCAGGTCCTCGTCGACGACGTGCAGGTCGACGATGAGGTGCTCGTCGACCTTGACCTCGCCCTGGATCGGCACCCGGGCGCCGTCGCCCTTTTCGGCCTTGTCCGGAGAGATGAGCTCGGGTACCTTCTCGAGCGAGAATGCGTCGCCCGATTGGGCAAGCGAGGCGGGGCTGCCGGCCAACGCGCCAAGCGCCGCGGCCGAGGCGGTGGTCAGCGTCACGTTCGTCCCGGACGCGGTCTGCTTGTTGCTGCTGTGAACCGTCATTGTGCTGTTCCCTCGATCCGTGGTGTGTCGACGCAGTGCCTGATGCTCACGGCCCCTGCGGCTCGTGCATGGCAACGTGCCCCCTATTCCTCGACACTCTGCCAAACGCTCTTCTTGATGCAGCACCCCAAATCGAAACAACCGGCCAACCTGTGCTACATGGGCAAGGCCTGCCGGTCGTACGGAGTATGGCGATTGGCTCAGCGTGCGTCGCGAGCGGTGTCGCTCTTGGCGCTGCCGGGCTGCGTCTGCTTGGTCTCGGGCGCCGCGTAGGCCTGGCGGGGCACGTCGGTGACCAGCCGCAGTCGCAGCCAGATCAGGGCCGTGAAGAGGAGCACCGCAAGGGCGAGCCCAAAACCCGAGCGTCCGAGAAACGCCGCCATCGCCGTGCGGGTTTGTTGACGCGTCACTTGCTGGGTCGTTGCCATGGCAGGATGCCCCTCCGACCTCGTATGTCGGAGGTCCGGCAGCTTGCGTTGAGTGAAAGTGTGCAGCGACCAGGAGAACCGCGGGCGGCGGCCTACTCGCGCTCGACGAGCACGCGGCCCGTATAGGCCTCGACGGTGATGCGGAAGGTCTGGCCGATCGCGTCGCGGATCAGGATGAATCCGCCCGAGCTCGGGCGATCGCCCGTGGCCGTTTCGACGGGTCCACCGAGCTCGTCGAAGATCAGGATGCCGTCGCCGTCGAAGTCGACCTCGACGATGGCGGCGCCGGCGGTGTTATCTTCATCGAAGATGACCTCGTAGCGGGCTCCGTCACGCGTGATGTCGAACAGCGCGTCGACGTCCGGATCGATGACCGAACCGCGGACCTCGCACAACACGTATCGACCCTCGCCCTCGAAGAACACGATCGCGCGGCGAGACTGGTAGGCAACGGCATCGCTCTGGGCGAAGGTGATATCGGACACCACCTCACGAACGGCGGCCTGGACCCGGAGGTTGCCGGCCGAACCCATCGACGGGACCACCATCGCGGCGGCCGTCCCGAGGATGGCCACCACGACGAGAACCTCGAGCAGCGTGTAAGCGCGGGCGCGCATGGCGGATCCTTTCGTCACGGGTCGATGGTTACGGCAGGCGAGGAAGCGGAATGTCCTCGTCGTCGAATCCCCCCGCCCAGACACGGCCGGTCGCCGCGTCATAGATCCACGCATGGTCGGTCTGGTAGGCCGCATCGGGTGCATCGCCGAACGCAATGACGCGGCGATTCTCCCCGCCCACGTACGAGTTGACCGGCGGCGACATGAGGTAGCTCGTGGTATCTCCCACGATCTCACCCCAGGTTCCGTCGCCCTCTTCGATGCTCGGGAAGGCGTCTTCGCGCGAGCGGTACACGACGATGTGGCGTCGGATCTTGCCCAGGTCGTACAGCGTCGAGTTGACCTGCGACTCTTCCTGGGCCCCCACCATCTGCGGCACCACGATCGCCGCCAGCAGCGCGAGGATCACCACCACGATGAGGATTTCGACGAGCGTGAATGCGGTACGCACCGCGGAGACGCCGTAGGCCATTGCTCGAAACCTCCGTCAATGCCTGCTACCCGAAAGGCCCGACCCGGGTGTTGCCCCGGGGCAGGCGAAGAATCATGCAAACCGAACGATTTACGGCTCGATCCACTCGCCGGTGGCCTCGTCGAAACCGTTCATCCAGATGCGACCGGTGTCCTCGTCGTAGACCCAACCGTCATCGCCAGCGGCGACGGCGTCCGCGGGAGCAGCGTCACCATCGACGACGGTGGCGGTGCCGGTGCGGGGGTTCTGGGGAGCGACGCGGAGGTAATCCGCGTTGACGATGCTGGTCCAGCCGCCAGCCGGCTCGGTGAGCGGGTCGGCCGCGTCACCGTCGAAGATGTCGTCCAGAGCCGGGGGAGTGCCGTTGTTGCGAACGCGGAACAGCTCGATCTGGTTGCGAACCGTCTGGAGCTGGCTCTCCGCGCTGCTCACCTGAGCATCCTCGCTGGCGCTGGTGAACTGAGGAATGACGATCGCGGCCAGGATGCCGAGGATCACCACAACGATCAGAATTTCAACAAGCGTAAACGCCTTACGAACCTGTGCGCGCATCTTGCGTGCCCTCCTAGGTACCCGCCGCCCGAGCTCTCGCCGAACCCTTCGGCATCGCGTCGTCACGCTCGCGCGGGCGACCATCTGTCACGGTCCCCGGCAGGCACCTTGCCTACCGCGGCCACATGCAGCATCGGATTCGTGCGTGCCCCGGTCCGGCGACGGTGCTCGGTCGGGCGCGGATCGGCGCCGGTCGTGACGATGGTGCGGCCTGCAACACGCCGAAACCCGTGGTTTCGGGTTATCGACCCTGGCTCCACGCCAAAGGCGCATCAAAAAGCCCGGGCTCGCGCCCGGGCGGGGTTGCATTGCGTTGTGTTGTGACGACCTAGGAACCGCGGCCGTCGAGGATCAGCCCGGCAAGGTCCTCGCTGGGCACGCCAAGAGAGCCAAGCAAGCCCGCGGCCGCGATGGCTTCGGCGTCGTTTCCGGACCGAGCGATCTGCAGCAGCCGCTGAATCTGTCGCTCGAGCAACTGGTTGCCGTTGCGGCGGGCCGAATTCGACGTGTGGCCGAGCAGCGCGACCTGCTGGGCACCCTGGGCCTGGATGGCCCGGTCAAAGATGGCCTGCTGTGCCTCGGCCTGGTCGATCCAGGAGAGCAATTCGGCCAGGCGGAGCTCGAGCAGGCCCTCGTCTTCCTCCAGGGCGCGAACGAGCTGGCTCGTCGCGTCGGAGGCGACGATCACCTGGTTCTGCGAGATCGCCAGTTCGAGCAACGCATCGATCGCCTCGGCGGCGTAGATCGTGGCCTCTTCCTCGGAAATCGGCCCGCCGAGCGCACGCTGCGAGAGGTCCTCGATGGTGGCACGCATCTGGTCGCTGCGGATGCCAGCCGTCCGAACCGCGATCGAGCGATCCGAGCCATAGCGACGGCCGAGTTCGATCTCGTCGGAGCCGTCCGAGAGCAGCAGCAGCGGCGCCGCCATCAAACGATTGGTCGCATCCTTCTGCGCCACCAGGCCAACGGATTGGTCGAGCGGCAGGCTGGCAACGATCAGGTCGACGCTCGCGGCCGTCTCGTACTCCTGCTGCAGCGCGGTCAGCGACTCGCCCGCGGGGCTGACGCGGTAGCCCATGCCCTCGAGCATGCGTTGCAGGCCACGTCCCACTTCCGGGTCGCTCGCGACGACGAGCGCGTAGCGATCGGTCGCGCCGCGAATCGACGACGCAAGGATCGGGGCGACGAGGTCGCTCCGCTCGAACGACGCGCGCGGCTGGGCATGGGCGAAGGCCAAGGCCGCCTCGTACTGCACGCGGCGATTCGGATAGGTCAGCGACTGGACCAGCGGCTGGGCGTTACCGGTCGAGCCCACCCACAGGTCGCTGCCGCCGGCGGTCTTGCCGATGGCCTCGATGGCCTTGCGCGCCAGCTGGGTGTTGCTCGTGGCCAGCGCCCGCGACAGCACGTTCTGAGAAATGGTCGAGCCGGACGCGACGGCGTAGTACATCGGCTCTCGCAGGCCCAGGTCCAGGTTTGCGTCCTGCGGACGCTCGATGTCCAGGCGCAGGTACGAGGCCACCCACAGGGCCGCGGCGGTGACGTTCGGGCGGCGGACCAAGCGGAGCGAGTCCTCGCTCAGGCGCATGGCCATGAGTTCGTGGTACACCGGCGTGGGCACCGACTCGAAGAGCAGGCCGCCCGCCGTCGCCTCGTAGCGCCACACGGGCTGGTTGCCCTCGCCCGGGAAGCTCGTGACGCCCGCATCCTCGGCCGAGAAGTTCTCGGCCACGTCGACGTACAGCTCGTGGGCCGGCGAACCAGCATCGGTACCGATGGCATCGAGCGCCCGCTGGGCGGCCTCGCGCACCTGCCCGTTGCTCGAGTTCTGGGCGATCTCGGCGAGGAACGGCGCGGCCGTGTCGTAGCCGATCTGGCCCAGCAGGTCGGCGATGGTGCGCTGGGTCTGCGGCGCGGTCTCACGCAGCGCAACGCTCAGCGGCATCACTGCCTGCTGGCCCAGCTGCACGAGCACGGCGCGCACTTCGCGGACCAACGCCGGGTCGCCGCCCTCGTCGATCACGCGCAGCAACTGCGGCGCGGCGTACTCGCCAGCAGCCACGAGGCGGTCCTTGGCGATGAGCCGGCCGCGCAACGGGCCGGTCAGCATGGCGATGTTCTCGGCGATCTCCTGCGGGTCGCGGGCCCGCTGCAGGCGACCCTCGCTGTAGAGCTGACGCAGCGAGGCGGCCTGCGCCTCGGCAAGCCCCGAGCGGATGGCCTCGCTCACGGCGCGATCGAAGCGGTCCTCGAGGCCGGCGTTCTCGACGAGGTCCACGAACTCGCGCGGGTCGATGCTGCGCCCGAGGAGCTGGGCGGCGTAATCGGCCGCCACGTCGTCGCGATCGATGAAGACGAAGTGGATGAACTCGTCCAGGAGCTGGCGATCGGTGAGGCGATCGGGGCCTTCCTGGGCGACCGCGGGAGCGGCAAAGTGGGTCGAAAGAGCCAGTGCCAGGCAGCCGGCGAAGGTGGGCAGGGTCGATCGCGAGAACATGGGCACGAGCTGCACTCCTCTATATCAGTCGGTTCGGTGAGGCCTGTCACGACTCCACGCCGATCCCCGCA contains:
- a CDS encoding prepilin-type N-terminal cleavage/methylation domain-containing protein — protein: MTKGSAMRARAYTLLEVLVVVAILGTAAAMVVPSMGSAGNLRVQAAVREVVSDITFAQSDAVAYQSRRAIVFFEGEGRYVLCEVRGSVIDPDVDALFDITRDGARYEVIFDEDNTAGAAIVEVDFDGDGILIFDELGGPVETATGDRPSSGGFILIRDAIGQTFRITVEAYTGRVLVERE
- a CDS encoding prepilin-type N-terminal cleavage/methylation domain-containing protein, with the protein product MAYGVSAVRTAFTLVEILIVVVILALLAAIVVPQMVGAQEESQVNSTLYDLGKIRRHIVVYRSREDAFPSIEEGDGTWGEIVGDTTSYLMSPPVNSYVGGENRRVIAFGDAPDAAYQTDHAWIYDAATGRVWAGGFDDEDIPLPRLP
- a CDS encoding prepilin-type N-terminal cleavage/methylation domain-containing protein; its protein translation is MRAQVRKAFTLVEILIVVVILGILAAIVIPQFTSASEDAQVSSAESQLQTVRNQIELFRVRNNGTPPALDDIFDGDAADPLTEPAGGWTSIVNADYLRVAPQNPRTGTATVVDGDAAPADAVAAGDDGWVYDEDTGRIWMNGFDEATGEWIEP
- a CDS encoding HEAT repeat domain-containing protein, yielding MFSRSTLPTFAGCLALALSTHFAAPAVAQEGPDRLTDRQLLDEFIHFVFIDRDDVAADYAAQLLGRSIDPREFVDLVENAGLEDRFDRAVSEAIRSGLAEAQAASLRQLYSEGRLQRARDPQEIAENIAMLTGPLRGRLIAKDRLVAAGEYAAPQLLRVIDEGGDPALVREVRAVLVQLGQQAVMPLSVALRETAPQTQRTIADLLGQIGYDTAAPFLAEIAQNSSNGQVREAAQRALDAIGTDAGSPAHELYVDVAENFSAEDAGVTSFPGEGNQPVWRYEATAGGLLFESVPTPVYHELMAMRLSEDSLRLVRRPNVTAAALWVASYLRLDIERPQDANLDLGLREPMYYAVASGSTISQNVLSRALATSNTQLARKAIEAIGKTAGGSDLWVGSTGNAQPLVQSLTYPNRRVQYEAALAFAHAQPRASFERSDLVAPILASSIRGATDRYALVVASDPEVGRGLQRMLEGMGYRVSPAGESLTALQQEYETAASVDLIVASLPLDQSVGLVAQKDATNRLMAAPLLLLSDGSDEIELGRRYGSDRSIAVRTAGIRSDQMRATIEDLSQRALGGPISEEEATIYAAEAIDALLELAISQNQVIVASDATSQLVRALEEDEGLLELRLAELLSWIDQAEAQQAIFDRAIQAQGAQQVALLGHTSNSARRNGNQLLERQIQRLLQIARSGNDAEAIAAAGLLGSLGVPSEDLAGLILDGRGS